In Actinomycetota bacterium, the genomic window GCAGGTTGCCCAAAATCACGTCCGAGCCGCTCTGCTCGAGCAGCGTGATGGTCCGGGAGATCTCCTCGTTGGCGTTGATCCGGGAGTGGATCTGCCCGACACCACCGGTCTGGACACCGGTCGGGAACCGGAAGTCCACGAGCTGGCCGTACTCCTCCTGGTCGGACTTGGCCGCCAGCAGCGAAACCATGTTCGGGCGGTTGCGCGGGTTCATCGGGAGGATCATCACGTACTCCTCCTTGTCGGTGTCCGGCAGGCGCATCAGCACGTAGTACGGCTCGAGCTCCTGCGTGTTGGCGGCCGCGGCGCCGGTCCCCCGCATCGGGTTGGCGGGGATGACCCACTCGTCCTCCCGCTGGTAGAAGTCCGTGGGGTCGGTCATGTGGTACCGCTGGTAGACGCTCGCCTGGATCCGGAACATGTCCTCGGGGTACCGCACGTGGGCCAGAAGGTCGGCCGGCATCTCTTCTTTGTCGACCAACAAGTCCGGGAACGCCTTGCTCCACGCCTGGATGAGCGGGTCCTCCTCGTCCCAGCGATACAACTTCATCGTGCCGTCGTAGGCGTCCATGGTGACCTTCACGGAGTTGCGGACGTAATTCTCGTTCCCCAGAATGCTCGGGTCGCCCTCGTTCACGCCGCCTCGGATCCTGGTGTGTTGGCTCAGGTCGACGCTCTGCGCGTAGGGGTACATGTTCGACACCGTGTAGGCGTCCATGACCCACATGATCTTCCCCTCGGAAACCACAGCGTAGGGGTCTCCATCCAGCTCGAGGAACGGGGCTGCCTTGTGGACGCGCTCCCTGATGTCCCGGTTGAAGATGACCCGCGAGTCGGCGTCGAGGAGGCCGCTGATGGCCAGGTTGACGTCCCGGAACCGCCAGGCGAACGCCAGGCGGCGGAACAGGTGCTCCAGGCGAACGCCGGCCTCGCCGTCGTAGACAGTGGTCTCGTTGCCCTCCGGGGCGGTGTAGTCCAGCTCCCGCTGCTCGGTGTTGATCACCGAGTAGGTGCCGGGGCCCTCTCCGAAGTAGATCCCGGGTTGGTCGAGCTTCAACTCCTCCGGCTGCGCCACCGGGGGGATGTCCTGCAGCACCAGCTGGGGCGCCCCTTCGCCGGTGCTTTCGTTCGTCGGGCTGGCCACCGCGCCGAAGCCGTGGGTGTACACCAGGTGGTCGTTCAGCCAGGAGCGGTTCTGCAGGCTGGTGACGTCCAGCTCCCGCAGCGCCAGCATCAGCTGCCTGCGATCCGGGCCGAGGTTGTAGCGGTCGACGTCGACGTCCTGGAACTTGTAGTAGGTCCGGATCTCCTGCAGCTGCCGGAAAGCGCTCATCAGGGTCTGAGGGTCCCACAGGCGGACGTTGTTCAGAGTCGTCTGGTTCTCCGCGACACTCTGGGCGCTGATCCCCGGCTCGATGGGGAACTCCTGGACCTTCATCGACTCCAGGCCGAATGCCGTCCGGGTTGCCTTGATATTTCGGTCGATAAACGTCCGCTCCTTCTGCAGCTCCGCCGGCTCGACCTGGAACCGCTGGATCACAAACGGGAACAGACCGGCGGCCAGCACCGACGTCAGCAGCCAGAGGCCGACTCCGATCGTCGGTAAGGTCCACCCGCGGAACCGGATGTTCACGAGGAAGAGGATGGCGCTGATGATCGAGATGGCGACGAGAAGCTTGAGCGCCGGCAGCTCCGCGTTGACGTCGGTGTAGGAGGCCCCTCCGACGGTGCCGCGCTCCGAGTAGACGAGCTCGAACTGGTTGAGGCGGTAACCCCACGCCCGGAGCAGCGCGGCCAGCCCGATCAGTACCGAGAGGTGGACCTTGACCTGGGCGCTGACCCGGTCGATGGCCGCCTGCGGACGGATGGCGCCGGTCAGGTAGTAGGCCGAGGTGACCAGCAGGGTGATGACGACGAGCGCCGAGAACAGCCAGGCGTAGATCAGCTGGTACATCGGCAGCCGGAACATGAAAAAGCCGATGTCCTTGTTGAAGATCGGGTCGACCGCGTCGAACGGGACCGCGTTCATCGCCAGGACGAACCGATCCCAGGCAGGCGCCAGCCGGAGGGCGAAGAGCAGCCCGAGGAAGGCGCTGATGCCGATGGGGATCCATTTGGAGAACGGGATGAAGGCTTCCCGGAACCGCTCGAACGGATCTTCCTGGTCTCCGCTGGGTATGCGGTAGGCCGGCGCGGCACGCCCGACCACGAGCAGGTTCACCAGGCACAAAACGAAGAAGACGAGGCCGAAGGCGCCCACGAGGGTCGCCCTGGAGGAGAGCACCTTCCAGAAGACCTGCTGGTAGCCGACCTCCTTGAACCACAACAGGTCGGTGTAGAGCCCTACCGCAGTGGAGATGGAGATTATGAGAAGGAAGAAGACGACCAGAAAACCGACACGGACCCGCCGGGAGTTGTTTGATGCGGGCATTCTGATCACCATTGCGCTTCCACTTTAGCCCCTAAGTGCAAAACGGCCTGAAGGTGGGCGGACCGGTCAGGAACCGCCGAGTGTGCAGGTGCATCCGCCGTGGGCCGGAGGGGCCAGGTGGCCGCTCGGAAACGGAGCCTTGAGCGCCACCGCGCCGGCATCGGCGTTGCGCCGGCAGATGTCGTTGGGGCAGTCCTGTTCGTCGGCCGAAAACACCCAGGTCTTCGTGGCGCCGGACTTGGAGCCCCAGGCGTCGACCAGGCCCTGGTGGTAAGCGGCGTAAGCGATCCCCTCCCCCAGCAGCTGGGTGCGAACGCCCTTCCATACCCGGAACACGTCGTTGGCCCGCTCCGATAGCGAAGAGGCGGAGTCCTGCGCCTCGAGCCCTGCCTGTATGGCCTTTGTGATCTCGCTTCGCAGCGGGTTCAGGACCTGGCGGGTGACGAGTTTGGTGACTGCTGCCGACGGGTCGGCGTCGCCCTTCGACCCGGCGATCCTCCGCCCTTCGGTGAACGCACGGCCGAGCGCCTCGCTCAGCCCGGAGACGAAACGACCAAGCTGCTCGTTGTGCGGCGCCAGGTTGTCTTCGATATCCCCCTTGCCCCGCTGGGTCCTCAGGCGATCGAGCAGTTCGTTGTGCTCCTCCTGGAGGAGCCGTTTCAGGCGGCGCGCGGTCTGGGCCGGAAGGTCGCCCAATGCCTCGCTCCGGCGGGACAGCTCTTCGGCGGCGGCGGCCGGTGCCGCAGCCGGTTCCTGATCCTCCTTCGGTTGAGCCGTGTGCCGCTCCTCCTCCTCACGCTTGCGACGGATCTCGGCAAGCAGCTCGTCCAGGCTCGACCCGGCTTCACCCTGCGCCTTGGGCGCTTCCGGTGCGGCCTCCTTCGGCTGGGCAGCAGGCACCGCCTTCAAGGTCCTCTCCGACCCGGCCGCCTTCGCCTTGCCGGCGCGTTCCTTCTCAGCCTGGCTCGCACGGTCGGCCTCGGCACGGGCGGCCTTCTCTGCCGCCTTTTCTGCCGCCGCCTTTTCCGCTTCGGCCTTTTCGGCAGCGGCTCGTTCGGCTTCGGCCTTCCGGGCCTTCTGGGCGGCCTCTTCGTTCTCTCGTGCTCTGGCCGCAGCCGCTTCCTCTGATTTGAGGCGCTCCGCCTCGGCCGACTTCAGCCGCTCCGCCTCCCGGGCGGCCTGCACCCGGTCGGACTCCTGGGCGGCGGCAACCGCGGCATGCAGGTCGGCCGCCTGCTGGGCCTTCCGGGCGGCAACCTCGGCCGCGGCACGCTCCCGTGCCTGGCTCTCCGCCCTGGCCCTCTGCTCGGCCTCCGCTTGAACCGCTTTCAACTCTTCCTCACGCCGGCTGGCCTCACTGCGGTGGGCCGTCTGCCGGGCCTGCAGCTCCCTGGCCGCCTCCATCTCCCGCTGCCGCTGCGCCTGGGGGTCGACCGGCCTGCGTTCGGCCGGAGGTTGGGGGGCTTTCCGTTCGGCGGCATCCGGCTGAGGGCGAAAACGAGAGGCGGGCTTGGACCCGGGAAGCTCGACGGGAACCCTGAGACGGGAGATGGTCTCCTCGAGCCGCCTGCGGATGTCCTCCAGCTGCGAGGCAACCATGCTGCGGGAGTCCCGAATCCCGGCAAAGTCCTCCTCGGCGGCCCGGCGGGCGGCATCGAACTCGGCGAGTGAGCGCTCGACCCGCATCCGGGTGTCGGCCATCAGCTCGGCCGACTCCTTCACGGCCTGTTCGTGGATCTGCTCGGCGGCTTCCTCGGCGGCCAAAAGGATTCGTTCGGTCTCCTGGCCCACCATGTGGAACATCGACGCCCGGTCCGGGGCCGCGGCCGCTTCCGGCGTCTCCGGCGGCGGCGCGGGTTCCGGAACGGGCCTGGCTCGTTCCTCGGCCAGCTGGGCGTTCGCTTCGGCGAGCTGTGACTTGGCGTTCGCCAGCTCGGAGTTGGTGTGGGACAGGTCGGAGGTTGCCTTGGTCAGCTGCTTCCGGAGAATCTTGATCTCCTGAGCTACCTCCTCGCGGAAAGCCTCGACCTCGTCCCGCGCATATCCCCGGATCTGGACCAGGAACTGGCGATTTTCTATCTCTTCGGGATCCATGTGCTTTCCATCAGGCTCGAGATGGGGCGGGAGGGGGTCCCGGAAAGCCTAACGGTTGGGTTCGGCGGTTTAAAGCACTGCCGGCAGCTCTCAGACCAGGGGGACTAGTCCGTGCACGAGGCCGTAGAGCTCGTCGATGATTGCCTCCAGCTCACCGGGAAGCAGAGGCCGGAGGGGATCCAGCACGGGCCCTATCAGGCCCGGAGGGGTGGGCGACGGCGTTCCACCGGAGCCGGGCTGCGGAGCCGGGGCGGGTGCGGGAGCGGGGGCCGGTTGCCCGGTCACCCTGGGCGTCGCCGAGGCGGCCGGCCGGGGGGCCGCAGGGGCCGGCGGCGGCGCGGGAACCAGCCGGTCGGCCGTGGTGGTTCCGGCCGGGAACAGCACCGCCGTGAGCTCCGCCTGAAGGCCGGTCGACAGGCCGTCCCCGTCGACGTCGAAGTTCTGCGCAACCAGGCCCCAGGTCGCGCCGAGCACCTTCAGGGCCAGCGCCTGCTCGAATCCTTTTGCCAGCTCCTCCGGAGCGCCCTTCTTCCATTCCCGCGCAAAGGCCAGACCCATCAGCTGGTCGGACCGGGTTGCGGTGGTGAACCTGGCCAGCGACTCAGGGGTGATGCCTGCACCGGCCAACCTCGCACTGAGCGACGAGCCGTCACTGGCGGCCAGCTGCGGCTCGGCCCCCCGGAGCAGGTTGCCGAGCTTGCCGTCGACGTCCAGAGCGTGCGCCAGCTGCCCGGCATCCATTGCGTCGTCGCGGGAGAACTGCAGCGGCCGGGCCTGGTCCAGCTTCCCGTCTTCGGTGACAGTAAGCTGCCACAGCTGGGGTAGCGGCACATCCTGGTCGCCGCTGCTCACCGTAAGGTCCTCCACCTCGTAGGCGGCCACCCTCCCGGGGCTGGATTGGTCGACGCGCACCGCGCCGCTCTTGAACGCAAGCCCCAACTCGTCCAGGTCCAGCTCGACCGGCCTGGACGAGGAGACCAGCAGCGTGGCGCCGGTCAGCTCGACGGCACCGGCCCCCTTCAGCAGCGCCGACCCCCCGGCCAGCTCGAAGTTCGTGTTCTCCCCCAACCGGAAGGTGGCGCTGCCGGACTCCTCCACCGTTAGCTCGTCGCCCGCCAGGAGATCCTCGTCGGCTACCGCCTTCCTGCTCGACCCATCCCGGGTCAGCTCGACCGAGCCCTGGATGCTGCCCAGCGCACCGATCGTTTCTGCAGCGTCCGAGGGTTGCGAGCACGCCGAGCCAAGGGCGGCTGCCAGGAGCAGCACACCCAGCACGGGGAGCCGACTCCTACTTGCGCGCAAAGACTTCTCTCACAGTTCCCTTGGGAAATTCCTCGGCCGGAAAGACCAATGTGAAGCAGGACCCCTTTTCCGGCTCGCTTTCGACCTCCAGGCGGCCGCCGTGCCCTTCGGCGATGCGGCGAACGTACGCCAGGCCGAGGCCCAGCCCGCCGTAGGCCCGGGTCTCCGAGCCGTCGGCCTGCACGAAGTTCTGGCCGATCTTGGACAACTGCTGGCGGTCGATGCCGATTCCCTCGTCCTTCACCGAGATGCGCACGTAGCCCTTGCCGTTGCCGTTCTGGCTGTGCTCGGCCGTCAGCTGGACCTTGCCGCCGTTCGGGCTGAACTTGACTGCGTTGTCCACCAGCTCACTGATGGCCAGCGGGACCAGCCGGCGATCGACCTCGACGTTTGGAATGCTGGAGAACCCGGATCTTTCGAACTGGTGGTTGGGAGCATTCTGCGCCCACTTTTCGACCAGCTCGGCCGTCACCTGGTCGAAGTCGACCGCCACCTTGTTGGGCTCGAGCCGGCCGGCCTCCATGGCGGAGAAGTCGACCAGCATCTCGACGATGCGCTCGAGACGCTCCGCCGAGGCAAGGATCCCCTCCAGGAAGGTCACCTGCTGCTCCCGTGGCACCTCACGGCGCCGGAGCAGGTCGGAATAACCCTTGATAGGCGTGATCGGCGTCCGCAGCTCGTGCGAGATGTTGGCCAGGAACTCGGTCTTCATCTTCTCGATCTCGACCTCCCGGGTGAGGTCACGCAGCACGGCCACCGCACCCAGCACCTCCCCCGCCTCGTCGGCGATGGGGGCGGAGGTCACCACCACGGGGCGGTTGGCGTTGCTCGAAAGGTTGGCGACGGTTCCGCTAACCGACCCGGTCTGCAGGTCGTAGATGGCCGGAGAAACCGGCTTGCCGGCGGAGTCGCGCAGTTGCAGGACCTTCTTGACGTTGCGGCCGATGACCTGGGACTGGTTGACCTCCAGGATGCGCTCCGCCTCGCGGTTGAACGCCACGATCACCCCGTGGTTGTTGACCGCCAGGACTCCGTCGGTCATGGACTGAAGAATCGTCTCCAGGCGGCGCCTGAGCTGCACCTGCTCGTCTGCGGTGTCCCGCAGGTCGCGGGTGAGCTGGGCGAGCGAGACGGTCATCTGGTCGAATGTCTCCCCCAGCACGCCGACCTCGTCGTAGGTTTTGGGCGAGACCCGGGCGGTCAGGTCGCCCTCCCGCACCCGGTCGGCCGCCTCGGTAAGGTCCCGGATGGGCTGGGTTATGCGGGCGCCGAACAGCAGCGAGAGACCGACCCCCATGGCGGAGGCCCACAGGGCGATGAAGAACAGCGGCCCGGCAAGGTTCTGCTGCTCCAGCCCGATCACGCCGGACGGGGTGCTGAAGACCAGCGCGGCGATGACCTCGTCCCCGCGCACCAGCGGCACGTAGGAGTTGAACCTTTCGTCGTTCCCGACCTCGGAGAGGACCGAGATGCGCCGGCCGTTCTCGAACAGGGTCTCGATGTTTCCCCTGTCGGACGGGATGATGCCGTCGGTGGTCCTGGTCGTGCTGGCGAGGACCTCAGAGCGGGTGATCAGGTAGACCTCACCCTCCGACCGCTGCTCCTGCAGGTACTCCAGGTCGATCAGCCGGCCGGAGACCAGGACGCCGATCTTCTGGGAGTTTTCGGGGTTGAACACCGGCGCCGCTCCGATTGCGGCAATCTTTCCCGGCCCGAGTGTGTCGACGGACTGGCCCGCCTCGTCCCGGGCGAGGGCCCCCTGGACGACCTCGGTGCCCACCAGGTTCAGGGCGTCGGCCACCGCCAGGGTGTCCCGTCCGCCCGGGCCGGCGGCGGAAACGGCCAGCAGCGCCCCCTGCGGGTCGAGGGCGGCCATGAAGTCGGACCGGTCGAAAGCCTGACCCGGGCCCTGGAGCCGTTCGAGCACCTGCTTCAACGCTGCGGGCCTGGTTGCGAACACCTGGCGGACGCTCTCACTCCGGGAAACCTGCTGCGCCTGGCTGTTGGACTCGTCCAGGACGCCTTCGAAGATCCTCTGCTGCACCTCGCCCTCTCGCTGGGCCCGGTTGAGGAGCTCGCGGGTGAAGTTGTTGGTGAACACCTGGGTCATGGAGCCGGAGATTGCCACTACGACCACCAGCATCAGGCCGATGAACACCGCCACAACGCGGGCCTGGATGGAGGTCCGGACCACCTGACCAAGCCATGCAAGTACGGCCAGGCCGCCGGCAAGCCGCAGGGCGTGGACCAGGAACCAGAGGCCGCCGGGGTCGTCGGTGCTGAGCCCGTCGACCAGTGCGAAGAACACCTCCGACGCCGCAAACAGCGCCAGTGCGACGATCAGCCGGCGCACGGCAGGGACTACAGGAGGACGGGTGGAGATCGGCGAGCCGGCGCCGGGCAGTCCCGGGGACGGAACCTTGTCGACCACCGCCTCGGCCG contains:
- a CDS encoding ATP-binding protein — encoded protein: MDLLPAPFHFAATFLVTVAALGGTWVTIYRPRYVPEGTARRFLFGFGWLLLALGELLHGSLIAASEQNLVALAFRLSSYVMLVAGIRPLALGKPRPAEAVVDKVPSPGLPGAGSPISTRPPVVPAVRRLIVALALFAASEVFFALVDGLSTDDPGGLWFLVHALRLAGGLAVLAWLGQVVRTSIQARVVAVFIGLMLVVVVAISGSMTQVFTNNFTRELLNRAQREGEVQQRIFEGVLDESNSQAQQVSRSESVRQVFATRPAALKQVLERLQGPGQAFDRSDFMAALDPQGALLAVSAAGPGGRDTLAVADALNLVGTEVVQGALARDEAGQSVDTLGPGKIAAIGAAPVFNPENSQKIGVLVSGRLIDLEYLQEQRSEGEVYLITRSEVLASTTRTTDGIIPSDRGNIETLFENGRRISVLSEVGNDERFNSYVPLVRGDEVIAALVFSTPSGVIGLEQQNLAGPLFFIALWASAMGVGLSLLFGARITQPIRDLTEAADRVREGDLTARVSPKTYDEVGVLGETFDQMTVSLAQLTRDLRDTADEQVQLRRRLETILQSMTDGVLAVNNHGVIVAFNREAERILEVNQSQVIGRNVKKVLQLRDSAGKPVSPAIYDLQTGSVSGTVANLSSNANRPVVVTSAPIADEAGEVLGAVAVLRDLTREVEIEKMKTEFLANISHELRTPITPIKGYSDLLRRREVPREQQVTFLEGILASAERLERIVEMLVDFSAMEAGRLEPNKVAVDFDQVTAELVEKWAQNAPNHQFERSGFSSIPNVEVDRRLVPLAISELVDNAVKFSPNGGKVQLTAEHSQNGNGKGYVRISVKDEGIGIDRQQLSKIGQNFVQADGSETRAYGGLGLGLAYVRRIAEGHGGRLEVESEPEKGSCFTLVFPAEEFPKGTVREVFARK
- a CDS encoding DivIVA domain-containing protein, translated to MDPEEIENRQFLVQIRGYARDEVEAFREEVAQEIKILRKQLTKATSDLSHTNSELANAKSQLAEANAQLAEERARPVPEPAPPPETPEAAAAPDRASMFHMVGQETERILLAAEEAAEQIHEQAVKESAELMADTRMRVERSLAEFDAARRAAEEDFAGIRDSRSMVASQLEDIRRRLEETISRLRVPVELPGSKPASRFRPQPDAAERKAPQPPAERRPVDPQAQRQREMEAARELQARQTAHRSEASRREEELKAVQAEAEQRARAESQARERAAAEVAARKAQQAADLHAAVAAAQESDRVQAAREAERLKSAEAERLKSEEAAAARARENEEAAQKARKAEAERAAAEKAEAEKAAAEKAAEKAARAEADRASQAEKERAGKAKAAGSERTLKAVPAAQPKEAAPEAPKAQGEAGSSLDELLAEIRRKREEEERHTAQPKEDQEPAAAPAAAAEELSRRSEALGDLPAQTARRLKRLLQEEHNELLDRLRTQRGKGDIEDNLAPHNEQLGRFVSGLSEALGRAFTEGRRIAGSKGDADPSAAVTKLVTRQVLNPLRSEITKAIQAGLEAQDSASSLSERANDVFRVWKGVRTQLLGEGIAYAAYHQGLVDAWGSKSGATKTWVFSADEQDCPNDICRRNADAGAVALKAPFPSGHLAPPAHGGCTCTLGGS
- a CDS encoding UPF0182 family protein; protein product: MPASNNSRRVRVGFLVVFFLLIISISTAVGLYTDLLWFKEVGYQQVFWKVLSSRATLVGAFGLVFFVLCLVNLLVVGRAAPAYRIPSGDQEDPFERFREAFIPFSKWIPIGISAFLGLLFALRLAPAWDRFVLAMNAVPFDAVDPIFNKDIGFFMFRLPMYQLIYAWLFSALVVITLLVTSAYYLTGAIRPQAAIDRVSAQVKVHLSVLIGLAALLRAWGYRLNQFELVYSERGTVGGASYTDVNAELPALKLLVAISIISAILFLVNIRFRGWTLPTIGVGLWLLTSVLAAGLFPFVIQRFQVEPAELQKERTFIDRNIKATRTAFGLESMKVQEFPIEPGISAQSVAENQTTLNNVRLWDPQTLMSAFRQLQEIRTYYKFQDVDVDRYNLGPDRRQLMLALRELDVTSLQNRSWLNDHLVYTHGFGAVASPTNESTGEGAPQLVLQDIPPVAQPEELKLDQPGIYFGEGPGTYSVINTEQRELDYTAPEGNETTVYDGEAGVRLEHLFRRLAFAWRFRDVNLAISGLLDADSRVIFNRDIRERVHKAAPFLELDGDPYAVVSEGKIMWVMDAYTVSNMYPYAQSVDLSQHTRIRGGVNEGDPSILGNENYVRNSVKVTMDAYDGTMKLYRWDEEDPLIQAWSKAFPDLLVDKEEMPADLLAHVRYPEDMFRIQASVYQRYHMTDPTDFYQREDEWVIPANPMRGTGAAAANTQELEPYYVLMRLPDTDKEEYVMILPMNPRNRPNMVSLLAAKSDQEEYGQLVDFRFPTGVQTGGVGQIHSRINANEEISRTITLLEQSGSDVILGNLLVIPVGKSIMYSQPLFLQASNNAIPELKYVILATGDDVKMAPTLDEALAALLEGRPTVTPAPDLPVDPDAPPAPPPAPGPPPPAPSPATGSRDELLQQASDALNAAETAARNGDWARYGTELQRAKDALQRAQNP